A region from the Arachis ipaensis cultivar K30076 chromosome B01, Araip1.1, whole genome shotgun sequence genome encodes:
- the LOC110266317 gene encoding aldehyde dehydrogenase family 2 member B4, mitochondrial-like, with protein sequence MVYPEFSFWQAGLLPGVLNIVSGFGPIVGAALASHMDVDKLAFTGSTDTGKIVLELAARSNLKLMTLELGGKSAFIVCHDADVDHAVEQATFALFFNKIRTMFLCWRSQRKRALRRVVGDPFKKGIEEGPQIDTEQFEKVLKYIRFGTESNATLECEGQRLGSKGFFIEPTVFSNDKGYNKES encoded by the exons ATGGTTTACCCTGAATTTTCCTTTTGGCAGGCTGGTCTTCTACCAGGTGTTCTGAATATAGTTTCTGGATTTGGCCCAATTGTTGGTGCAGCTCTTGCAAGTCACATGGACGTTGACAAG CTAGCATTTACTGGATCAACAGACACTGGAAAAATTGTGCTTGAATTGGCTGCAAGAAGCAATCTGAAGCTTATGACATTGGAGCTGGGAGGCAAATCAGCTTTCATTGTGTGTCATGATGCTGATGTTGACCACGCTGTTGAACAAGCAACCTTTGCTCTCTTCTTTAATAAGATAC GGACAATGTTTCTGTGCTGG AGAAGTCAAAGAAAACGTGCTTTGAGACGCGTTGTTGGTGATCCATTCAAGAAGGGTATTGAAGAAGGCCCTCAG ATTGACACAGAACAATTTGAGAAAGTGCTTAAGTACATAAGATTTGGAACTGAAAGCAATGCTACCCTTGAATGTGAGGGTCAGCGATTGGGCTCAAAAGGCTTCTTCATCGAGCCAACTGTTTTCTCCAATGATAAG GGATACAATAAAGAATCttga